One Rhizoctonia solani chromosome 3, complete sequence genomic region harbors:
- a CDS encoding Fungal specific transcription factor domain, translating to MQAQNRGDVSSGEDDDDIQRGVEGGNAKKRRVQRACDVCRRKKVRCDGATRPGNRCSNCVAFNFDCTYVEAAKKRGPPKGYVESLENRLEKMERLLQRLCPGADFTQSLGQHLTREQWEAHEAGNQRPAPNPQPDAPSGNVLSEEDLISSDEESNLVNGMQKLAVTTFERRFHGKSSGLMLVKAARSLKQEYVNAENPDNGQSQQSRRPEFWRANPWEWIDTEDPLWKDKVQPPPDDLRDALIDLFFKHVNAFFPLLHRPLFESNIRDGLHFKDSAFACVLLLVCAVGSRWSDDHRVFLEQDEPLQHSAGWKYFEQVQFLRRSLLTPPKLFDLQIMALAVMFLQGTSAPHSAWTVAGIGIRIAQDVGAHRRKVYRGGQGSIEDELWKRAFWILVVHDRVTSSALGRPCAIQDEDSDVGFPVEVDDEYWPHVQTDPTFVPAQPAGVPPRVAFFNCYLKLIQILGFALRTIYSINKSKILLGFVGPQWEQHIVAELDSALNKWIDSVPDHLGDFILDILSRTDIDPSAVYPFPSEAITIIFPFASDFARSCSHVLDLQRRRSQTILPGVMVAAFTSGIVLLINVWGQKKSGGTADPNGQIKDVHKCMDVLKNNEHRWHSAGRLCFMHRARNSSGYIIRARVVWRFASSSAEPERKQQARARGESTTSPSVGHTSSASEHTPSPGGSASTGYHSRDRPIAKPRSVLNKASQQQQQQHQLSQQQQQQQQHYAQQPTSYTQQTLPTPPTFGVANLPVNTAELGSMHHLPPDFMYEQQNNPLHGIWNEQSHDPLVSLFGTAGPAQGQGYAAGAEASAGVGYYAAPQQSQQVQQPQTRQGYPAAAAGGYMGEQQHSGFVPGMAAQPYVGGALDMWQQAPGGFEMDDWGAMLSQDMLAAGQPMDPRVASPHGPHGQHGMPPGASQM from the exons ATGCAGGCACAAAACCGAGGAGATGTATCGTCCGGTGAAGATGATGACGATATTCAGCGCGGAGTCGAAGGAGGCAACGCAAAGAAGCGCAGAGTCCAGAGGGCGTGCGATGTCTGTCGTCGCAAAAAag TGCGATGTGATGGGGCAACCCGACCTGGGAATCGCTGTAGTAATTGCGTCGCGTTTAATTTTGACTGCAC ATACGTCGAAGCTGCAAAGAAGCGAGGTCCCCCAAAGGG ATATGTCGAAAGCTTAGAAAATCGACTGGAGAAAATGGAGCGTCTGCTTCAGCGA CTCTGTCCAGGTGCAGACTTTACTCAGAGCCTTGGTCAACACCTCACGCGAGAGCAATGGGAGGCCCACGAGGCGGGAAACCAGCGTCCCGCCCCAAACCCACAACCCGACGCCCCCTCCGGCAACGTCCTGTCCG AGGAGGACCTCATCAGCTCGGACGAAGAGTCCAACCTTGTAAACGGCATGCAAAAACTCGCAGTGACGACATTTGAACGCCGGTTCCACGGTAAAAGCTCGGGTTTGATGCTCGTCAAGGCTGCGCGCTCGCTCAAGCAGGAATACGTCAACGCTGAAAATCCGGACAACGGTCAGTCCCAGCAGAGTCGCCGGCCTGAATTCTGGCGCGCGAACCCCTGGGAGTGGATCGACACTGAGGATCCGTTGTGGAAAGACAAGGTCCAGCCCCCGCCGGACGACTTGCGCGATGCGTTGATCGACTTGTTCTTCAAGCACGTCAACGCCTTTTTCCCGTTGCTTCACCGCCCGTTGTTCGAGAGCAACATCCGAGATGGGCTGCACTTCAAAGATTCAGCATTTGCATGTGTGCTGTTGCTAGTTTGCGCCGTCGGGTCGCGATGGAGCGACGATCACCGGGTGTTTCTCGAGCAAGACGAGCCACTCCAACACTCGGCTGGATGGAAATATTTCGAACAGGTGCAGTTTTTGAGAAGGTCGCTGCTGACGCCTCCCAAGCTCTTCGATCTACAAATCATGGCG CTCGCTGTCATGTTCCTCCAAGGGACAAGCGCCCCACACTCTGCGTGGACGGTTGCCGGTATTGGAATTCGTATTGCCCAAGACGTCGGCGCGCATCGCAGAAAAGTGTATCGTGGAGGCCAAGGCTCAATTGAGGACGAACTCTGGAAGAGGGCATTTTG GATATTAGTCGTTCATGACCGAGTCACAAGTTCGGCATTGGGGAGACCTTGCGCCATCCAGGACGAAGA TTCGGACGTGGGATTCCCGGTAGAGGTTGACGATGAGTACTGGCCGCATGTCCAAACCGACCCGACATTTGTACCTGCACAACCGGCTGGAGTGCCTCCTCGCGTAGCATTCTTTAACTGTTACCTAAAGCTAATTCAAATCCTCGGCTTTGCTCTGCGAACGATT TACTCGATCAACAAATCCAAGATCTTGCTCGGATTTGTTGGACCGCAGTGGGAACAGCACATTGTCGCAGAACTCGACTCGGCGCTGAACAAGTGGATTGATTCAGTCCCAGACCATC TCGGCGACTTTATACTCGACATACTATCACGTACAGATATTGATCCATCGGCCGTTTATCCCTTCCC CTCGGAAGCCATCACCATTATCTTTCCCTTCGCTAGCGATTT CGCTCGAAGCTGTAGCCATGTTCTGGACCTCCAGCGCCGCAGGAGCCAAACGATCCTGCCTGGTGTCATGGTCGCGGCCTTTACATCCGGCATCGTGCTCCTCATCAACGTATGGGGACAAAAGAAATCGGGAGGCACAGCGGATCCAAACGGACAGATCAAGGATGTGCACAAGTGCATGGATGTCTTGAAGAACAACGAGCACCGATGGCATTCGGCCGGACGCCTATG CTTTATGCATCGTGCCAGGAATTCCTCG GGATATATTATACGAGCTCGCGTCGTTTGGAGATTTGCCTCTTCCTCAGCCGAGCCCGAAAGAAAGCAACAAGCGCGAGCGCGAGGCGAGAGTACTACGTCGCCGAGCGTCGGACACACTTCTTCCGCGTCAGAGCATACACCTTCACCCGGTGGGAGCGCCAGCACCGGCTATCACTCCCGAGACCGTCCAATTGCCAAACCTCGGTCGGTACTCAACAAGGCAtctcagcagcagcagcaacagcatcAACTTTctcaacaacaacaacagcaacaacaacactATGCCCAACAGCCCACTTCCTACACCCAACAAACGCTCCCTACGCCACCCACATTCGGAGTCGCGAACCTCCCCGTCAACACCGCCGAACTAGGAAGTATGCACCACCTCCCGCCCGATTTCATGTACGAGCAGCAAAACAACCCGCTGCACGGGATCTGGAACGAACAGTCCCACGATCCGCTCGTCTCGCTGTTTGGGACCGCGGGACCAGCGCAGGGGCAAGGGTACGCTGCTGGTGCCGAAGCGTCTGCCGGGGTGGGGTACTATGCTGCGCCCCAGCAGTCGCAGCAGGTACAGCAGCCGCAGACTAGGCAAGGGTACCCAGCAGCGGCGGCGGGAGGATATATGGGCGAACAACAGCATTCTGGGTTCGTGCCCGGTATGGCTGCTCAACCATACGTCGGGGGTGCGCTTGATATGTGGCAACAGGCGCCTGGTGGATTCGA GATGGACGATTGGGGCGCGATGCTTAGCCAGGATATGCTGGCCGCTGGACAACCAATGGATCCGCGCGTGGCATCTCCGCATGGCCCACACGGGCAACACGGTATGCCTCCAGGGGCGAGCCAGATGTAG
- a CDS encoding ubiquitin-conjugating enzyme has translation MRDILIRQERSLLAVSNNSIRNSFCLSSWVARRVGDHVTLGVRALYYAAAHNSSSLFPIDIPHKRVLEPHGTTELSINDIMTEVSEGSITKGSVAKRLSNELMSLMMSSSPGISAFPRSDSNMFEWIGTIEGPPSSVYEHLTFKITLSFPPTYPYTAPSVRFDPDTPCYHPNVDLQGGICLDILKDKWSAIYSVHTILLSLQSLLGEPNNESPLNLEAAELWNNQKAFKTQLMRTYRPISGS, from the exons ATGCGGGATATCTTGATACGCCAAGAACGCTCGCTGTTGGCCGTGAGCAACAATTCAATACGGAATTCTTTTTGTCTATCCTCGTGGGTTGCACGCAGAGTGGGGGACCACGTGACTCTAGGGGTTCGCGCGTTATATTATGCCGCTGCCCATAATTCCTCCTCTTTATTCCCGATTGATATCCCCCACAAGCGGGTGCTTGAGCCACACGGTACCACCGAGCTCTCAATAAACGACATTATGACCGAAGTTAGCGAAGGAAGCATTACCAAGGGTAGCGTAGCCAAGAG GTTGAGCAATGAGCTTATGTCTCTAATG ATGTCAAGTTCCCCTGGGATTTCCGCATT TCCCCGAAGCGACTCGAACATGTTTGAATGGATAGGCACTATTGAAGGTCCTCCCAGCTCTGTATACGAACACCTCACGTTTAAGATTACCCTTTCTTTCCCGCCCACATATCCCTACACGGCTCCCAGCGTTCG ATTTGATCCGGATACGCCTTGTTACCATCCTAACGTGGATCTGCAAGGTGGTATTTGCTTGGATATTCTCAAG GACAAGTGGTCTGCGATTTATAGCGTCCATACAATACTCTTGTCACTTCAGTCATTGCTTGGGG AACCCAACAATGAGTCGCCGTTGAATCTTGAGGCGGCTGAATTGTGGAATAACCAAAAGGCGTTCAAAACACAACTCATGAGGACCTATAGGCCAATTTCCGGCTCTTAA
- a CDS encoding nucleoporin FG repeat region has product MPRRPAPTALHLVKGPSPARGEPRHTLPAPPQPVFQPKMITKPRSSSTASRSRVDAPLLTFVGPDPTDKSSVDGVMFESPIERGYIPQWDANPVAVTGASRRAQPGPWDRTRINALPQERMTGLIAVPKPVVANPAPLCRRYKHVTVGNSTASTYFRPKMFSFGSAAAKPATTGFGGSLFGQANTTQATPATTGGLFGAGANTSGQPGNAPTTTATNTGGLFGSTQPAAGTSTATTGSGLFGTQQPTTTATTGGLFGAQPAATTATTAPTGGLFGAQPAASAPTGAGLFGAQTGANAAAGTTGSSFGFGASAAAPAPAQPAAQASGPFTRTTKFNDLPDAQKKVFEEIERVQISVELKAQKLGEEIAKEQAALDELTRSLSAASSALSSDRLAADDQRTKTDRNLQDALIATRIIDGFTKPQQMGGYLTSYANFPLEYFTRQVEEMKERVQRYKSTVEQIERKLAQVYEANSAQPAQPSPQAIANALRAQHASFMALAARTAEIDAAVRNTRPRIQRGGEPRPDPRAIRLRPRVKKTIRWMR; this is encoded by the exons ATGCCTCGTCGACCTGCCCCCACTGCACTTCATCTCGTCAAGGGCCCTTCCCCCGCGAGGGGGGAGCCTCGACATACTCTTCCTGCACCACCGCAGCCTGTATTCCAACCCAAGATGATTACCAAGCCGCGCTCGAGCTCGACCGCCTCTCGAAGCAGAGTAGATGCACCGCTGTTGACGTTTGTTGGGCCAGACCCAACGGATAAGAGTAGTGTAGATGGCGTGATGTTTGAGTCTCCGATAGAGAGGGGTTACATTCCTCAGTGGGACGCCAACCCTGTCGCTG TCACTGGGGCAAGCCGAAGAGCTCAGCCCGGCCCATGGGACCGTACACGAATCAATGCGCTACCGCAAGAACGGATGACAGGACTCATAGCCGTTCCTAAACCCGTGGTCGCCAATCCTGCACCACTTTG CCGGCGGTACAAACACGTGACTGTAGGCAACTCGACCGCGTCCACCTACTTTCGGCCCAAAATGTTCAG CTTCGGATCTGCTGCTGCGAAACCCGCTACGACTGGATTCGGAGGATCACTCTTTGGACAAGCCAACACGACACAAGCAACTCCCGCTACGACCGGAGGACTATTTGGGGCTGGTGCAAATACCAGTGGTCAACCAGGAAATGCACCTACTACTACTGCTACGAACACAGGAGGGCTGTTTGGCTCTACTCAGCCCGCAGCTGGCACTAGCACAGCAACCACTGGAAGTGGATTGTTTGGCACACAACAGCCCACTACTACGGCCACAACAGGTGGATTGTTTGGAGCTCAGCCTGCTGCTACGACCGCCACTACCGCCCCTACTGGTGGACTATTTGGCGCACAGCCAGCTGCGAGTGCTCCAACCGGAGCTGGCCTATTTGGTGCCCAGACCGGAGCGAATGCCGCCGCCGGTACCACTGGGTCCTCATTTGGCTTTGGCGCATCAGCAGCTGCTCC TGCTCCTGCTCAGCCTGCCGCCCAAGCGTCAGGTCCATTCACCCGAACGACGAAATTCAACGACTTGCCAGACGCACAAAAGAAGGTATTCGAAGAAATCGA GCGAGTACAAATCAGTGTCGAGCTGAAAGCCCAAAAACTTGGAGAGGAGATTGCAAAAGAGCAAGCAGCCTTGGATGAATTGACCAGG TCACTATCCGCCGCCAGCTCGGCCCTGTCATCCGACCGTCTTGCAGCAGACGACCAGCGCACTAAAACAGACCGGAACCTCCAAGACGCGCTTATTGCGACTCGAATCATCGATGGGTTTACCAAGCCGCAGCAGATGGGAGGATACCTCACCAGCTATGCCAACTTTCCCCTTGA GTACTTTACTCGACAAGTAGAAGAAATGAAAGAGCGTGTGCAGAGATACAAATCCACCGTCGAG CAAATCGAACGTAAGCTCGCTCAGGTCTACGAAGCAAATTCGGCACAACCCGCCCAACCGTCTCCACAAGCAATCGCCAACGCCCTCCGCGCGCAACACGCATCGTTCATGGCCCTTGCAGCACGCACCGCCGAAATCGACGCCGCGGTCAGAAACACAAGGCCGCGTATACAACGAGGTGGAGAGCCCAGACCGGATCCGCGCGCGATCCGTTTGCGCCCGCGAGTAAAGAAGACGATACGTTGGATGCGTTGA